The following coding sequences lie in one Arachis hypogaea cultivar Tifrunner chromosome 4, arahy.Tifrunner.gnm2.J5K5, whole genome shotgun sequence genomic window:
- the LOC140184111 gene encoding uncharacterized protein: protein MKIKHQFTSVDHPQANGQDEAANKVLLAGLKKRLQDIKRAWVEELLQVLWAYRTTPQSATGETHFRLAYGVEAMIPFEINEQSLMVRFYDKVGNIQAHKEELGLLPEVREQAHIREAALKQRMTKRYNKKVI, encoded by the coding sequence atgaagatcaagcatcagttCACCTCAGTAGATCACCCACAAGCAAATGGGCAAGatgaggcagccaacaaagttttACTGGCTGGGTTGAAGAAAAGACTACAAGACATAAAGAGAGCCTGGGTTGAAGAACTCCTTcaagtactatgggcatatcggactacACCTCAGTCTGCCACGGGAGAAACAcacttccgacttgcttatggcgtagaagccatgataccattCGAAATCAACGAGCAAAGTCTAATGGTGAGATTCTACGATAAGGTTGGCAACATCCAAGCACACAAAGAAGAGCTTGGACTACTCCCtgaagtccgagaacaagcccaTATTAGGGAAGCTGCGCTAAAGCAAAGGATGACAAAaagatacaacaagaaagtcatttgA
- the LOC112796696 gene encoding synaptonemal complex protein 2, translating into MKRLAYPISKSLDQFKSLYGSASGTAKPQSLSSRSSSDSISSGSLANLKLTAEKLVKEQASVKTDLEIANAKLKKSTEHVHALEEKLQNAFNENAKLKVKQKEDEKLWKGLESKFSSTKTLCDQLTETLQQLASVVQEAERDKETLENKLSASSEALDSLNKQMEGLSLKLDSAEETIRTRDNELEKLKFMAEEREKFLRDEQIRVAKLIQEKDTSIKNFEELLTASKLDTERLNAKLGEVHLQLTVKDKEIVHHLTIQDKLEKEKSDIQLSNAELTEKLDITLLKIKDFEGSFQALAAHVINVEKESLNFSSKFDELNSLYACGFELVQQERDIFSKHAQKQYCELNDKFLAMASEKDAIQMINCELSSKVNELQKVMESTVAQHTEECLLASERIKKLEVDAESLNSKREEAEFMISKLEEKARVLLENSKSSENQTQGLLLKISSLETESKEITERLQEEITKKSEEIDTLQKERMKLEQNADSLHEEVRRLHNILEDKDQHILQYKKKEKKLEDQITENQSLLTASESKLSEARKQYDQMVESKQLELSRHLKEISLRNDQAINDIRRKYELEKMEIVNKEKEKVDMAIAEIEKKCDQKLVECKEESRLHLARIQEEHAGLLTKIQQEHDKKQLAMIAEHNEQLKHTQVEAENQLREKMMFLRSEHEAEIKALRCELEDECQKLEEELHLQKTKEDRQRALLQLQWKVMSVKPKEDQEVNSKQDYSITSIKRRNSCGGQRNQHEIESPYYDATQTTPVPKLLKTVENVKTGSALNIPKHHRKVTRHEYEVETSNGRTITKKRKTRSTVMFEDPRKQKRNTPKANTPGTAVKSMKGEGHPRPSNIGDLFSEGSLNPYADDPYAFD; encoded by the exons ATGAAGAGGCTAGCGTACCCAATCTCCAAGAGCCTCGACCAGTTCAAATCCTTGTACGGTTCAGCATCGGGAACCGCGAAGCCGCAATCGCTCTCTTCGCGCTCTTCCTCAGATTCCATTTCGTCGGGGAGTTTGGCGAATCTCAAGCTCACAGCAG AGAAATTGGTGAAGGAACAAGCTTCGGTAAAGACCGATCTCGAAATTGCG AACGCTAAGCTTAAGAAATCGACGGAGCATGTCCATGCACTTGAAGAGAAGTTGCAGAACGCATTTAACGAAAACGCGAAGCTCAAGGTCAAGCAGAAGGAAGATGAGAAACTGTGGAAGGGATTGGAATCTAAGTTCTCGTCGACTAAGACACTATGTGATCAGCTTACAGAGACTCTACAGCAGTTAGCTAGTGTTGTTCAGGAAG CCGAGAGAGACAAGGAGACTCTGGAAAATAAACTGTCAGCTAGTTCGGAAGCTCTTGATAGCTTGAATAAACAGATGGAAGGTTTGTCTTTGAAGCTAGATTCTGCAGAGGAAACAATTAGAACTC GTGATAATGAGCTAGAGAAACTCAAATTTATGGCCGAAGAAAGGGAGAAGTTTCTCAGAGATGAACAGATCAGAGTTGCCAAACTTATTCAAGAGAAAG ATACTTCGATAAAGAACTTTGAAGAATTGCTAACAGCTAGTAAATTGGATACAGAGAGATTGAATGCAAAGTTGGGGGAGGTTCACCTTCAATTAACAGTCAAGGACAAGGAAATTGTGCATCACTTGACCATTCAAGATAAACTGGAGAAAGAAAAGAGTGATATTCAATTGTCCAATGCTGAGCTTACTGAAAAACTTGACATTACACTCCTGAAAATCAAAGACTTTGAAGGATCATTTCAGGCCTTGGCAGCACATGTGATAAATGTAGAGAAAGAAAGCTTAAACTTTTCAAGCAAGTTTGATGAACTGAACTCTCTTTATGCTTGTGGCTTTGAGTTGGTCCAACAGGAGAGAGACATTTTCTCTAAGCATGCTCAAAAGCAATATTGTGAGCTTAATGATAAGTTCTTGGCCATGGCATCAGAAAAGGATGCAATTCAAATGATAAACTGTGAGTTAAGCAGTAAAGTGAATGAGCTTCAGAAAGTCATGGAATCTACTGTAGCCCAGCATACAGAGGAATGTCTATTAGCTTCTGAGAGAATTAAAAAATTGGAGGTGGATGCTGAAAGTTTAAACTCCAAAAGGGAAGAAGCAGAGTTTATGATTTCCAAATTAGAGGAGAAAGCCAGAGTTCTGTTAGAAAATTCTAAATCATCAGAAAATCAAACA CAAGGTTTATTGCTGAAAATTTCATCATTAGAGACTGAAAGCAAAGAAATTACTGAAAGACTGCAAGAAGAGATAACGAAGAAATCAGAGGAAATAGATACTTTGCAAAAGGAGAGAATGAAGCTGGAGCAGAATGCAGACTCTCTTCATGAAGAAGTCAGACGGCTTCATAATATCTTAGAGGACAAAGATCAGCATATTTTGCAgtataagaaaaaggaaaagaagctgGAAGACCAGATCACAGAG AACCAGTCATTACTGACTGCTTCTGAAAGTAAGCTTTCAGAAGCTAGAAAGCAATATGATCAAATGGTAGAAAGCAAGCAGCTTGAATTGTCAAGGCATTTGAAGGAAATCTCTCTAAGAAATGATCAG GCTATTAATGACATTAGAAGGAAATATGAGTTGGAGAAGATGGAAATCGTCaacaaggaaaaagaaaag GTTGACATGGCTATTGCTGAAATTGAGAAAAAGTGTGACCAGAAACTGGTAGAATGCAAAGAAGAATCTAGGCTGCATTTGGCAAGGATTCAGGAGGAACATGCTGGGCTT TTAACCAAAATACAGCAGGAGCATGACAAAAAGCAACTAGCCATGATAGCTGAACACAATGAACAGCTAAAGCATACCCAAGTAGAGGCAGAAAATCAACTCAGAGAG AAAATGATGTTTCTGAGGAGCGAACATGAAGCTGAGATAAAAGCATTGAGGTGTGAACTTGAAGATGAGTGTCAGAAGCTGGAAGAGGAGTTGCATCTCCAGAAAACCAAA GAAGACAGGCAAAGGGCTTTGCTGCAGTTGCAGTGGAAAGTGATGAGCGTCAAGCCAAAAGAGGACCAAGAAGTGAATTCAAAACAG GATTACTCAATTACATCAATTAAGAGAAGGAATTCTTGTGGAGGCCAAAGAAATCAGCATGAAATA GAATCTCCTTACTATGACGCAACACAAACAACACCAGTACCAAAGCTGTTGAAGACAGTAGAGAATGTAAAAACTGGAAGTGCATTAAATATCCCTAAGCACCATAGAAAG GTCACTCGCCATGAGTATGAAGTCGAGACTTCCAACGGTAGAACAatcacaaagaaaagaaaaacaagaagtacGGTCATGTTTGAG GACCcgagaaaacaaaagagaaacacCCCAAAAGCAAATACCCCAGGAACTGCTGTCAAG AGCATGAAGGGAGAAGGTCATCCTCGTCCCTCTAATATTGGTGATCTGTTCTCAGAAGGGTCTCTGAACCCTTATGCAGATGATCCCTATGCATTTGATTAG